Genomic DNA from Geitlerinema sp. PCC 9228:
CCGAGGATACTGCCGCCGGCAGCGACCCGGTTTCCCAAGCCGCCGATCGTCTTTCGCAAGACCTCGGCACCATGACCAACGACCCCGCCATGCAGATGGATGCGTTGCTGCAAGACCCCAACAGCTTGCAAACGACCGTAGGCGGTTCCTCCTCAGGCGGCATGTGCTTTAACGGTTGTTGCGTGCGCCCGGGTTGCGTTGTCAGCAACGTCGGTATGGGTCTGGCTCTCAACTGTGCGGCCGCTGGTAGCCTGCCCGATGCCGCCGCTTGCGTGAAAGAAGCCGATAGCGATAAGTTTTACAGCGCTTTGTCCTGTACTTACGACAAAAATCCCGGTTCGGGCGCTTGTGCCGGTATGATTTCCACGCTACCTGGGGACAACAACCTCTATGCCTGCTCGCAACCCACCGGTACCAGTATCGCCAATGTAGGCTGGCCGCAGATAGGCACCAACGCCAACTTTTGACACTCTCACGAATTCTATTCGTGAGATTCTCGCTTCCTTGGGTGTGCCTGTGAAGAGATTCCCTATGAGCTAGCCCCTCCCCGGCGAACAGGGACCCTCGGCGAGGGTTTTTCGGCCCCATTGTGGACGTACTTTGATGCAACTGTAGCACATTTTGACGGCGGCGACCGCACGAGTCGCTTTTCATCTCGGCTGGGAAAGAGGCAGGGCTTTCAAGTTCCCGTGTTTTTTCGTAACTTTTTAACCAGCTTTCCAATGGCAACCCAAGAATTGGAGGGGCAAGTATGTTTGCCCCTATTTTTGGTAGCAAGAACCCTTACGATCGCAATTGCACCGGCATAATTAAGTGGGTCATTTTGATGCCCCCCAACGGTTGCAAAATAGCGGGGGAAGTGGCTGTATTGAGCTGAATTTGGATCTGGGAAGATTGCAGGTTTTTCAACGACTCCATCAAATACTTCACGTTAAACGCCACATCGATGCTGTCTCCAGAAATATCTGCATCCAACGATTCGGTACCGCTGCCGATATCCTGGGCATCCGCACTAAGGGAAAGCTGGTTGGCTTCGGCATCGAGGCTAAATTTCACCACGCTGTTTTTGCGGTCTGCCAGCACCGAAACCAATTCCAACGCCTGCAAAAGTTGCTTGCGGTCCACCGAAATTTGCCGGCTAAAGCGATCGGGAATCAGCTGGCGATAAGCCGGGTACTGACCTTCCAGGGTGCGGGTGGTGAGGCGTCGGTTGTCTAACTCAAAAATCGCTTGACCTGGGTCGAAATACAGTTGAATGGGGCGATCGCGATCGTGCAGGGCGATCGCGCGTTCCAACTCCCGCCAAGCGCGGGTAGGGATAGTCACCTCAAAAGCATCGGCTTCCAAAGGTTGCAACTCCCCATCTTTTTCCAGTTCGTTCGTCGTTTCCACCACAGCCAAACGATGTCCGTCGGTAGCAGCAAATTCCAACCCATCTTCCCCCACCACCAGATGAATGCCAGTGAGCACCTGTTTGGTTTCGTCGGTACTGGCGGCAAACAGAGAACCGCGCAATCCTTCTAAAAGCGCTTTCGCAGAAATTTGGGCGGTGGAACCATTTTCAATGGCTGGCAGTTCGGGAAATTCTTCCGCATCCATACCGCGGACCTGGTAGCGTCCGGAGACCGAAAATAACGTCGCGATCGCCGTGGTCGCCGCACTTTCAGCCGCCTCGCTATGGCTGTTTTCTTCCCCATCATCTTCTGCAGTAGCAGCTGTTGCTGTTTCGCTGCCTTCGGACGGAGGTGTCTCCGATAGGGTGGCCTCGATGGTCAAATCCCCTGGAGGTAACTTCGCGACAATCTCATGAAATAGCTTCGCCGGCAAAGTCAGCTTGGCATCGCTCTCCACTTGAGCCGCAAAGCTCGTGCGGATGCCCAGACTGAGGTCAAACGCCGTCAGCTTCACCTGTTGGGCTTCGGCATCGGCATGGAATAGAACATTGCCCAACACTGGATGGTTGGGGCGTGCGGGTACAGCACGACTGACCAAGGATAAGTGGGTATTTAAATCGCTAACCGAACAAACCAGCTTCATAGCAGCACCGCCTTTTCCTGATGAAATTGCCGAGTGTATAGAGTAGCATGTCTTTCTATTGTTCCACGACCAAGACCCGAGCCAACGCGATCGGGCTGCGGAGGCGGCAAATTTCTATGAAGAAAGTCCCTCAAGCCAGTACGATCTGTTCAGGTTGATATGGGATAGGTGAATCGCCTTGAATATCGTTGCACTTTTGATTTTCGCCCTATTGCTGCTGGTCGCCGGTGGATGGGGATGGCTGGAATGGAACTACCGCCGGCAACCGGGAAACCATCTAGCCGCGGAACCGGGAACTTGGCAGTTGCAAGTCCAAAAGCCCCAGCACTACCGTTTGGTGGGAGAAATGCTCTTGGTTAACCGTACCCAGCACCTAGAAATCATGGTACCCCAAGCGGAAGCCGAAGCCACCCTACTGGGCCAAGGCAGCCTGGCGGGCGTGAGGTGGCAAACGCAAATTACCCCCTGTCACGAAGATATGCCAGCGCGCGAAGATGGATACTGGTTTGCGTATATTGTTAAGGTAGGCAAAACTACGCGCGTACAAGTTTCCCTGGATATTACCGGCGACGATCTTACCCACTTACAAAGCGCCTGGATTCGATTTCGCTACGTTACCTACGGACCGCAAGGATATATTCGGCAAACTCGCCACGTGGTGGTGCCTTTACAATTTCCCGACCCGATGCTCCCCCTGGCATGGGAAAACCTACCCAGCGCCGAGGTTTTGCCCGTCAAGACCCACCTGCTGAGCCATTTAGACACCCCCGTCGAGATTGTGAAACGCTACGTAGCCCCGCACGCCCAGCCGGGGGATATTGTCACCATCGGCGAAACCCCTCTAGCGATTATGCAAGGGCGGTGGCGATCGCCAACCGACGTACGACCGGGATGGGTGGCCAAACGATTGTGTTATTTTTTCCTACCCACCTCCAGCATGGCCACCGCCTGCGGGCTGCAAACCCTGGTAGATATTGTCGGTCCTGCCCGGGTGCTGTTTGCCTTTTTTGGGGGTGCCCTTGCTAAAATATTAGGTAAGCCTGGGGGATTTTACCAACTGGCAGGGGAACAAGCGCGGCTCATTGATGACGTGACAGGAACATTGCCCCCCTACGACCAGTTTATTGTGCTCGGACCGGTGGACCCACAAAAAGTTGTAGAGACGATTCAACGGGAAACCGGATTGTTGGCTGCTATCGTGGATGTCAATGACTTGAAAGCCGTTAAGATAGTAGCAGCGACCCCCGATACCAATCCAACTGTTGTGACAGAAGCCTTGCGAAGCAATCCGGCAGGAAATGCCGATCGGCAAACCCCCCTGGTGTTGATTCGACCTAAATAAACCATGGCAGCAAGGGAAGCATTTGGCTGTTGGTGGCGCTGCAGGGGTCTGGCTGCGTAGGTTTTGTCACTCGTAGCAACGTTCATCAAAAGATTATGGACTTGAGTTCCCTGTGCTGCTGTCTGCGGAGGCTGAATTGATTAAAGTACGATGAAATCACTGGTTCCCCAAAATTTGAAGCATCCCAGCGTGCGCCCAGTCCGGTACTGGGACTTGGAAACCATCGAACAACTGCTAACAGACAATTGTTTGGATAGCTGTTTTGCTGGTCGCCGGAACCCCGATCTCGCTTGGCAGCGACTACGGCGCTGGTTTTGGTTGTGGAAGCTCCTCAGTTGGTTTCCCAACCCCTACCAACATTTATCTCGCGTTTACGTAGCTCAAGAAAGCGATCGCTTGGTGGGTGCCATTCAGGTATCTGCCTGCAACCACGCCAAAACCACCTGGCGGGTCGATCGGGCGGTGGTGGATACGGCCGCCGGCAGCCAGCATACCGGTTCGGTGTTACTACGCCACTGTCTCGAACGCATTCGCCAAGCACGCAATTGGATTTCGGAAGTAGACATTAACGACCGCAGCAGTTTGGCTTTGTACCGCCAAAATGGGTTTCAACCCTTGGCGCAGATGACCTACTGGTCTTTGGCACCGGAACGGCTGCAGGAAATCGCGATCGCAGAACCCAATCTGGGCCACCTGTGGCCGGTGAGCAATACCGACGCCCAACTGCTACAGCAATTGGATGCCGCCTCGGTTCCGCCCATGGTGCGGCAGGTTTTTGACTACCGCTTGCAGGATTTTCAAACCAGCTTGCTCGATTCCATTGTCACCGGCGTTCAACAAGGAATGGCCGGTCAAGAAACCGTCAGCGGCTACGTATTTGAACCCCAACGGCAAGTTGCCATTGGGTACTTTCAAGTAACCCTTTCCCAGGAGGGAGAGCAACCAGCCGCGGCGCAGATTACCGTCCATCCCGGATACGACTGGCTGTACGGCGAGCTGCTGTGTCAAATTGCCCGCATTGCCCAAGATTTCCCGGCGCAACCCGTGCAGATAGCCTCTGCCGACTATCAAAGCGATCGGGAAACTTATTTAGAAAAACTGGGTGCCCAACGGGTCAAACACACGCTGATGATGTCCCGTTCGGTGTGGCACAAACTGCGGGAATCCAAACCGGTTTCCTTGGAAGCTTTGCAACTGTCGGAAGTTTTGCCGGGATTGCAGCCTTCCAGAACGCCCATTCCCAGCCGCCTGCGGTGGTGGAAAGCCGACCGCGGTCAATCCCATTGCCATCCCAACCATTCCACCGATCGACCCACCAACAGTGCTGCCTCCAGCTTGGCGTTTGCGGAAGACCCTTCAGACCAAGATGGCGACGGCGAGCGTTCTTCTTAACCACCGATTTAGCAAAGATTTCCCATGGAGAAAATTTCAGCTCTGGGTTTGGATATTGGTCGAAAACGCATTGGCGTAGCGGGTTGCGATGGCACGGGCACGATCGCTACGGGGCTAACCACCATCAAACGGTCGGCGTTGGCACGGGATGTAGCCCAATTGCAACAAATCGTTACCGAACGCGAGGCAACGGTTTTGGTAGTTGGCCTGCCCTATTCAATGAACGGGGTGCTGGGAACTCAAGCCCAGGAAGTGCAAAAGTATGCGAGGAAATTGCAACAAATCCTACAACTCCCTGTGGAGTATGTAGACGAACGGTTGAGTTCGCTGGAAGCCGAGCAACTGATGCATGCGCAAAAACAAGCCCCCAGCCGCCACAAGGAATTGGTCGATCGCAAAGCCGCAGCCATTATTTTGCAGCAGTGGTTGGACCAGCGCCGCCAACCAAAGCTATCTGTATAGTTCGCTATCGATCGCAATTCTTGGGAGAATAGGGAAGTACCTTCTACAAGCGCTTTTACGTTCAAATCCGTTAACCTTTTATGTCCCCATCTGAATATTCCCAAGAACATCAACATTTCCCACCAGATGCAGTGACCGTCTTTGACAACCAGGGGCGATCGCTGCCTTGTTTTGTGGAACATTCCTTTCAGCTACAGGGTCAGAATTACGCCCTGTTGGTTCCTGTCGATCTACCCGTGGAAATTTTTGCCTGGTGGGAGGAAGAAGATGGCGAAGAACGGGAAGAACCCGTTCCGGTAGATAGTGAAGACGAGCTCAACCTCATTTTTCCCACAGCCAAAGCCGTTTTGGAAGAAGAAAATCTGAACTTGCAACGGACGGCGGTAACGCTAACGGTGAGCGGCGAGCTACCCGATTTTGACGACAACCAAAATTTCGGCGACAGCAATGTGGAGGAAAACGGCGATGGCGATTACGAAGAATTTCACCTGCTTGCCAGTTTTTACCACGAAGAACAAGAATACGGGATCTACACGCCCCTAGATCCTTATTTAATTTTGGCGCGGCTCGACAAAAACGGCAAACCAGAGCTGCTTTCCGATGAAGAGATCCAACAGCTCGAACCCCTCATGCCCACCATTGAGGCTATGTTGGAAGAACAGTTGTTTGACGATCTCGACTAAAGCCGCGATCGCCATTGGCATTTTTTTTCGTGTTTTCTTAGTGGTGCGTCGCTGGTAGGCTCGTTTGAACTGCGTGGGGAGGGCAATGTCCCCTCCCCCAATTTTCCCAACACAGCGTTTCCAGAGGAAGTAGCAGGTGGTCATGAACCGATCGCAAAAATCGACTGGCAAATGGTGGTTCTACCTATTCGTTCTGCCCCTAACCTGGGGCATTTGCGCTTGGCAGGGGTGGAGTTGGTGGCGTTGGGCTTCGGCACCGGTGGATCCCAACGCCGGCGAAGCGGATGCCGTACAAATTGAAATTCCCCCAGGAACCCCCGGACAGCAGATTGGCGTGGATCTGGCGGCGGCAGAATTGATTCGCTCCCCCGCTGCTTGGCGGTTGTGGACGGAATGGCTCTCCGTGCGCGATCGCGATGGGGGATACCGTGCCGGCACCTACAAAATTTCCCCCGGTTCTTCCCTCGAAGCGATCGCCGCCAAAATTTGGCAGGGGGAAGTGGTCACCGTCAGCTTTACCATTCCCGAGGGATGGTCGCGTCGGCAAATTGGTGCCTACTTGCAAGAGCAAGGTTATTTTTCCCAGGAAGATTTTCTCGCCGCCACCCGCCAGCTCCCTGTAGATCGCTATCCCTGGCTGCCGGGAGACTTGCCCCACCTGGAAGGTTTTTTGTTTCCCGATACCTACAAAATGCCCTTGCAGGAAGTCACGCCGCAAACTGTGGTCTGGCAGATGCTCGAACGTTTTGAGCAAGTGGCCTTACCCATTTACGAGCGGGTGGCGGCCGATTGGCGTTTGTCGGAGTGGGTGACCTTGGCTAGTATTGTGGAAAGGGAAGCCGTGGTAGGCCGGGAACGGCGGCGGATTGCCGGGGTGTTTGTCAATCGCCTGCGCCAGGGAATGCGCCTGGAGGCCGATCCAACCGTAGAATATGGTTTGGGCATTACCCAAACTCCAGAACAGCCGCTAACCTTGGAACAAGTGCGCACGGAATCTCCCTACAATACCTATTTAAATGCCGGACTGCCGCCCACACCCATTGCCAGTCCTTCCCAAGCCAGTTTGCAAGCGGCTGCCAATCCAGAAGATACGGATTATCTTTATTTTGTGGCTCGCTACGATGGTACCCACGTGTTTAGCCGCACTCTAGCGGAACATCAGGCGGCGCAGGAGCGCATTCGCGATCGCATGGACAACCAGCAAACGTCCGCTGCCAACTGAACCGGCACCGTCTGGGTCGGCTTCCCAGCAAACTATGAATGGTATAGATTTTATGTCTTGGGGGAAACTACTGGAACCGGATTTGATTTTAGGGGATTGTGTGGTGGCTTTGCATCCAGACATCCTCCGCAAACAAGGCTTAAAAGGATTGGTCTTAGATGTGGACGAAACCTTGGTGCCTTTGAATGCCATGGATACTTCTGAGGACTTGCACGATTGGGTGGAGCAGGTACGTCCGTTTATGAGTTTGTGGTTGGTGAGCAACAATCTCAGCGAACGCCGCATTGGTCGCATTGCCCGTTCTTTAAATTTGCCCTACATTACTGGCGCTCAAAAGCCTTCACGACGTAAGTTGCGTCAAGCCGTACGGGCGATGGATTTGCCGATTTCCCAGGTGGCTATGGTGGGCGATCGCTTGTTTACCGATGTTCTCGCAGGCAACCGCTTGGGCATGTTCACCATTTTGGTGGAACCCATGGTCTCTACCCATCAAGGGGAGCGTTTTTGGCGCACGCGATCGCTGGAAATTTGGATTTCTCAGATTTTGGGGGCCTGTACCCCCTCAACGACAAAAAACTTTACCAAGCGTGATAAATCCTAAGGAAATGAAATATAAAGAAAATATTACGAAATCGTTCGCTTCATAAAAAGTTCTGGCAGTATAGAAATACACGAAAAATAAATTGGGATCGGCGGATATAAAGATCCTAAACATAAAGCTCGTATTTTATAACCGCGTAAAGCGCTGGGTTTCACCGATAGAAATCTGGCGCTTTACTTTTTGGTAGGATGGGCCAATTCATAAGCAAAAATACCTAAACAATTCTTTAGCTCCCAAAAACGCTACACTATAGAGTTGGCAAAGCTTCAGGCGTATATTTACACGCAACCGCCTGGGGAGCAACCACCCAAAAATTCCCGTTATGCAGCTACCAATTGTCTACCATCCCAACTACGTAGCCCCTCTACCACCAGGGCATCGCTTCCCCATGGATAAGTTTAAGCTTCTTTACGAATATTTACTTTCTGTAGGCGTGGTTGTCCCCGAACAGGTGTGGCAGCCAGACTATCCTTTACAAAGTTGGATTGAATTGGTACACGAACCGGACTACGTCAGCGCCTACCGCCACGGCACCTTAGACGCGCGGGTACAAAGGCGCATTGGTCTTCCCTGGAGTCCGCAACTCGCCGATCGCACTTGCATTGCCGTTGGTGGCAGCATTCTCACCGCACAGCTAGCCTTACAAACCGGCATAGCGTGTAACACTGCCGGCGGCACCCACCATGCCTTTCCCAACTACGGTTCCGGATTTTGCATTTTTAACGACATCGCGATCGCGGTACGGGTCTTGCTGCA
This window encodes:
- a CDS encoding DUF3727 domain-containing protein, translating into MSPSEYSQEHQHFPPDAVTVFDNQGRSLPCFVEHSFQLQGQNYALLVPVDLPVEIFAWWEEEDGEEREEPVPVDSEDELNLIFPTAKAVLEEENLNLQRTAVTLTVSGELPDFDDNQNFGDSNVEENGDGDYEEFHLLASFYHEEQEYGIYTPLDPYLILARLDKNGKPELLSDEEIQQLEPLMPTIEAMLEEQLFDDLD
- the mltG gene encoding endolytic transglycosylase MltG, with product MNRSQKSTGKWWFYLFVLPLTWGICAWQGWSWWRWASAPVDPNAGEADAVQIEIPPGTPGQQIGVDLAAAELIRSPAAWRLWTEWLSVRDRDGGYRAGTYKISPGSSLEAIAAKIWQGEVVTVSFTIPEGWSRRQIGAYLQEQGYFSQEDFLAATRQLPVDRYPWLPGDLPHLEGFLFPDTYKMPLQEVTPQTVVWQMLERFEQVALPIYERVAADWRLSEWVTLASIVEREAVVGRERRRIAGVFVNRLRQGMRLEADPTVEYGLGITQTPEQPLTLEQVRTESPYNTYLNAGLPPTPIASPSQASLQAAANPEDTDYLYFVARYDGTHVFSRTLAEHQAAQERIRDRMDNQQTSAAN
- a CDS encoding F420-0:Gamma-glutamyl ligase; this translates as MALNIVALLIFALLLLVAGGWGWLEWNYRRQPGNHLAAEPGTWQLQVQKPQHYRLVGEMLLVNRTQHLEIMVPQAEAEATLLGQGSLAGVRWQTQITPCHEDMPAREDGYWFAYIVKVGKTTRVQVSLDITGDDLTHLQSAWIRFRYVTYGPQGYIRQTRHVVVPLQFPDPMLPLAWENLPSAEVLPVKTHLLSHLDTPVEIVKRYVAPHAQPGDIVTIGETPLAIMQGRWRSPTDVRPGWVAKRLCYFFLPTSSMATACGLQTLVDIVGPARVLFAFFGGALAKILGKPGGFYQLAGEQARLIDDVTGTLPPYDQFIVLGPVDPQKVVETIQRETGLLAAIVDVNDLKAVKIVAATPDTNPTVVTEALRSNPAGNADRQTPLVLIRPK
- a CDS encoding GNAT family N-acetyltransferase translates to MKSLVPQNLKHPSVRPVRYWDLETIEQLLTDNCLDSCFAGRRNPDLAWQRLRRWFWLWKLLSWFPNPYQHLSRVYVAQESDRLVGAIQVSACNHAKTTWRVDRAVVDTAAGSQHTGSVLLRHCLERIRQARNWISEVDINDRSSLALYRQNGFQPLAQMTYWSLAPERLQEIAIAEPNLGHLWPVSNTDAQLLQQLDAASVPPMVRQVFDYRLQDFQTSLLDSIVTGVQQGMAGQETVSGYVFEPQRQVAIGYFQVTLSQEGEQPAAAQITVHPGYDWLYGELLCQIARIAQDFPAQPVQIASADYQSDRETYLEKLGAQRVKHTLMMSRSVWHKLRESKPVSLEALQLSEVLPGLQPSRTPIPSRLRWWKADRGQSHCHPNHSTDRPTNSAASSLAFAEDPSDQDGDGERSS
- the dnaN gene encoding DNA polymerase III subunit beta; this encodes MKLVCSVSDLNTHLSLVSRAVPARPNHPVLGNVLFHADAEAQQVKLTAFDLSLGIRTSFAAQVESDAKLTLPAKLFHEIVAKLPPGDLTIEATLSETPPSEGSETATAATAEDDGEENSHSEAAESAATTAIATLFSVSGRYQVRGMDAEEFPELPAIENGSTAQISAKALLEGLRGSLFAASTDETKQVLTGIHLVVGEDGLEFAATDGHRLAVVETTNELEKDGELQPLEADAFEVTIPTRAWRELERAIALHDRDRPIQLYFDPGQAIFELDNRRLTTRTLEGQYPAYRQLIPDRFSRQISVDRKQLLQALELVSVLADRKNSVVKFSLDAEANQLSLSADAQDIGSGTESLDADISGDSIDVAFNVKYLMESLKNLQSSQIQIQLNTATSPAILQPLGGIKMTHLIMPVQLRS
- the ruvX gene encoding Holliday junction resolvase RuvX, encoding MEKISALGLDIGRKRIGVAGCDGTGTIATGLTTIKRSALARDVAQLQQIVTEREATVLVVGLPYSMNGVLGTQAQEVQKYARKLQQILQLPVEYVDERLSSLEAEQLMHAQKQAPSRHKELVDRKAAAIILQQWLDQRRQPKLSV
- a CDS encoding YqeG family HAD IIIA-type phosphatase; the encoded protein is MSWGKLLEPDLILGDCVVALHPDILRKQGLKGLVLDVDETLVPLNAMDTSEDLHDWVEQVRPFMSLWLVSNNLSERRIGRIARSLNLPYITGAQKPSRRKLRQAVRAMDLPISQVAMVGDRLFTDVLAGNRLGMFTILVEPMVSTHQGERFWRTRSLEIWISQILGACTPSTTKNFTKRDKS